From Chloroflexota bacterium, a single genomic window includes:
- the ruvB gene encoding Holliday junction branch migration DNA helicase RuvB codes for MAKERVISGKPKEEDVALDTNLRPRKLVDYIGQDKVKDNLRIAIAAAQARDESLDHILLYGPPGLGKTTLAHVVAAEKGANIKITSGPAIERAGDVAAIITNLHQGDILFIDEIHRLPRVVEEVLYPAMEEFALDIVIGKGTGAKSLRLHLPRFTLIGATTRFAMLSAPLRDRFGAVYRLDFYDLQAMEAIVRRSAAILRLEVSEAGVEAIACRARGTPRVANRLLKRVRDYAQVMADGVITEVVATEALAKLGVDAIGLDDVDHKLLSTIVEKFNGGPVGLDTIAASISEEADTIMDVYEPYLLQLGFLERTPRGRLATPLAYEHMGLPCNRRPTPQQSLW; via the coding sequence ATGGCTAAGGAGAGAGTAATCTCAGGCAAACCCAAGGAAGAAGACGTTGCCCTGGACACTAATCTCCGTCCCAGGAAACTGGTTGACTACATCGGCCAGGACAAAGTGAAGGACAATCTCAGAATAGCTATCGCTGCGGCTCAGGCGAGGGATGAGTCGCTGGATCATATCCTGCTCTACGGGCCGCCGGGGCTGGGAAAGACCACTCTGGCTCATGTTGTGGCCGCTGAAAAGGGAGCTAACATCAAGATCACCTCAGGCCCAGCCATAGAACGTGCTGGAGATGTAGCCGCTATCATAACCAACCTTCACCAAGGGGATATCCTCTTTATTGATGAGATCCACCGCCTTCCTCGTGTGGTGGAAGAGGTGCTCTATCCAGCGATGGAGGAGTTTGCCCTGGACATTGTCATTGGCAAAGGGACTGGGGCAAAGAGCCTGCGTCTTCACCTGCCACGTTTCACGCTTATTGGGGCCACTACCCGCTTTGCCATGCTTAGCGCTCCCTTGAGGGATAGGTTTGGTGCTGTGTATCGGCTCGATTTCTATGACCTGCAAGCTATGGAGGCTATCGTCAGGCGTTCCGCTGCTATTCTCAGACTAGAGGTGTCGGAAGCGGGGGTAGAAGCCATTGCCTGCCGCGCTCGGGGAACGCCGAGGGTAGCCAATCGGTTGCTGAAAAGGGTACGGGACTATGCTCAGGTGATGGCGGACGGCGTGATTACCGAAGTGGTGGCTACCGAAGCACTGGCCAAGCTGGGTGTGGATGCCATCGGTCTTGATGACGTAGACCACAAATTGCTGAGTACTATTGTGGAGAAGTTTAACGGTGGTCCCGTGGGGCTGGATACTATTGCTGCCTCTATCAGTGAGGAGGCAGATACCATAATGGACGTCTACGAACCATATCTCTTGCAACTGGGCTTTCTGGAGCGGACGCCTCGGGGGAGACTGGCTACGCCTCTCGCCTACGAACACATGGGTCTGCCCTGCAAC